The following proteins are encoded in a genomic region of Tenacibaculum sp. 190524A05c:
- a CDS encoding tetratricopeptide repeat protein has translation MKYLKICIPFLLLFQSISVLAQDKKLDSLKRVSVDTSIEDSIRLQTKLYIADYIFRRNLDTILPISKDVIQEAEKALTKGKSPKTYKKLIVRAFNNIGYYFSKKEQQDSSIYYYEKGISMAQEIGDINRISLIYNNLGAYFYRAGNYKKALSYYDKSLLLAEQHRLNYQKALALNNIGMLHRQQKDYDKALEYYNKSYELQLSRKDTNGFALANNNVASIYFYKKDYKQALHKWKQSLAWYEATKNKRSLAITTNNVAKAFQRLKDVDSALKFFNKSLALKKELKMTTSYALTLDNISQLETQKGNLTTGEKLALEALEIFKKKGRIKNLEQTSKNLSILYTRKGNHKKALHQYKNYINYRDSIANKLSKKELIEQDVRFKYTTQKLRDSIVNENKIALKEVEIKNKSYQNKLYLASLILALIALAGIVYFFISKRRESILEVQKQQEINTLKSNLYTNITHEFRTPLTVIMGMSENIKKNKYVDDSVNTIKNNSKHLLKLINQLLDFSKLEENKIKLNYKRGNITNYVNYLVESLSSHATTHKVDLKFQSEEQIEMDFDPNSISHIITNLISNAIKFSPENSEVLIESHKLIKNDKKFLELTVQDFGIGISEEHQKKIFDRFYQVDNSSTKNYEGSGIGLAIVKELTELMKGTITVNSKVNEGTKFIITLPIENKATDEFHIPAYSGGKQKTRKSIKVNSNIEQPLVLIVEDNKDIAKYLTHCLEDQYRILYAENGEEGLKKAIEHIPDVIVSDVMMPKKNGFELCEDIKQKEITSHIPVILLTAKATKNDSLEGYTKGADAYLTKPFDQEELLVRLEKLIELRKKLQSKYALGETIENQLNSKNENVNDTFISKVISVIKENIDDSSFNASRLASELHFSESQLYRKIKATTNSSTSIFIRTIRLDEAKKLILKSSLSISEIAFKTGFSDPSWFNKTFKEKFGETPNSLRK, from the coding sequence TTGAAATATCTAAAAATTTGTATTCCTTTTTTACTTCTTTTTCAATCTATTTCAGTTTTAGCACAAGACAAAAAATTGGATTCTTTAAAACGAGTTTCTGTTGATACATCTATTGAAGACAGTATTCGTTTACAAACTAAATTATACATAGCAGACTATATTTTTAGAAGAAACTTAGATACAATTCTTCCAATAAGCAAGGATGTTATTCAAGAAGCCGAAAAGGCACTTACGAAAGGGAAGTCACCAAAAACGTATAAAAAACTAATAGTAAGAGCTTTTAATAATATCGGATACTATTTTTCAAAAAAAGAACAACAAGACTCTTCTATTTACTATTATGAAAAAGGAATTTCAATGGCACAAGAAATAGGTGACATTAATAGAATTTCTTTAATCTATAATAATTTAGGAGCTTACTTTTACAGAGCTGGTAATTATAAAAAAGCACTTAGTTATTATGACAAGTCTTTACTACTAGCAGAACAGCACAGATTAAATTATCAAAAAGCTTTAGCACTAAATAATATTGGAATGCTACATAGACAGCAAAAAGATTATGATAAAGCTTTAGAATATTATAACAAAAGTTACGAACTTCAATTGTCTAGAAAAGATACTAATGGATTTGCTCTTGCAAATAACAATGTAGCTTCAATTTACTTCTATAAAAAAGATTATAAACAAGCTTTACACAAGTGGAAACAATCTTTAGCTTGGTATGAAGCTACTAAAAACAAACGTAGTTTAGCGATTACAACTAACAATGTTGCAAAAGCATTTCAACGCTTGAAAGATGTAGACTCTGCTTTAAAGTTCTTTAATAAAAGTCTTGCTTTGAAAAAAGAGTTAAAAATGACCACAAGTTATGCATTAACTCTAGACAATATTTCTCAGCTCGAGACCCAAAAAGGAAATTTAACTACTGGAGAAAAACTGGCACTTGAGGCGTTAGAAATATTCAAGAAAAAAGGAAGAATTAAAAACTTAGAACAGACGAGTAAAAATCTCTCTATTCTTTATACCAGAAAAGGCAATCATAAAAAAGCACTTCATCAATATAAAAATTACATTAACTATAGAGATAGCATAGCTAATAAGTTATCTAAAAAAGAATTAATTGAACAAGACGTTCGTTTTAAATACACAACACAAAAACTGCGTGATAGTATTGTAAATGAAAACAAAATTGCCTTAAAAGAAGTAGAAATTAAGAATAAATCGTATCAAAACAAATTGTATTTAGCTTCTTTAATACTTGCATTAATTGCCTTAGCAGGAATTGTTTATTTCTTTATTTCTAAAAGACGAGAATCAATTTTAGAAGTACAAAAACAACAAGAAATAAATACCTTAAAATCGAATTTATATACCAACATTACTCATGAATTTAGAACTCCTTTAACGGTTATCATGGGAATGAGTGAAAACATCAAAAAGAATAAGTACGTTGATGACTCGGTAAATACTATTAAAAATAATAGTAAACATTTATTAAAGTTGATTAATCAATTATTAGACTTTTCTAAGCTTGAAGAAAATAAAATTAAGCTTAATTATAAAAGAGGAAACATTACTAATTACGTTAACTACTTAGTGGAAAGTTTGAGTTCACATGCAACTACTCATAAAGTAGATTTAAAGTTTCAAAGTGAAGAACAAATAGAAATGGACTTCGATCCAAACTCAATTTCTCACATCATTACCAATTTAATTAGTAATGCAATTAAGTTTAGTCCTGAGAACTCAGAAGTTTTAATCGAATCACATAAACTCATAAAAAATGACAAAAAATTTCTTGAGTTAACCGTACAAGATTTTGGTATTGGTATTTCGGAAGAACATCAAAAGAAAATCTTTGATCGTTTTTATCAGGTTGACAATAGCTCTACTAAAAATTATGAAGGTAGTGGAATCGGTTTAGCTATTGTCAAAGAATTAACTGAATTGATGAAAGGAACAATTACAGTTAACAGTAAAGTTAATGAAGGGACAAAATTCATAATTACTTTGCCAATTGAAAATAAAGCAACAGATGAGTTTCATATTCCTGCATATTCTGGTGGAAAGCAAAAAACAAGAAAATCAATTAAGGTTAATAGTAATATTGAACAACCTCTTGTACTCATTGTAGAAGACAATAAAGATATAGCCAAATATCTTACACATTGTTTGGAAGATCAATATCGAATTTTATATGCTGAAAATGGTGAAGAAGGATTAAAGAAAGCTATTGAACATATTCCAGATGTTATTGTAAGCGACGTTATGATGCCAAAGAAAAATGGTTTTGAATTATGTGAAGATATCAAACAAAAAGAGATTACGTCTCATATTCCAGTAATATTACTTACCGCAAAAGCTACTAAAAATGATAGTTTGGAAGGATATACAAAAGGTGCCGATGCGTATTTAACCAAACCTTTTGATCAAGAAGAATTACTTGTTAGATTGGAAAAACTGATTGAATTAAGAAAAAAACTACAATCAAAATATGCTCTTGGAGAAACGATAGAAAATCAATTGAATTCTAAAAATGAGAATGTAAATGATACATTTATTTCTAAAGTGATTTCAGTTATAAAAGAAAATATTGATGACTCTAGTTTTAATGCTTCAAGATTAGCATCTGAATTGCATTTTAGTGAATCTCAATTGTATAGAAAAATAAAAGCAACTACCAATTCTTCTACTTCTATTTTTATCAGAACAATTCGTTTAGATGAAGCTAAAAAATTAATCCTAAAATCTTCTTTAAGTATTTCTGAAATTGCATTCAAAACAGGATTTAGTGATCCGAGTTGGTTTAATAAAACCTTTAAAGAAAAATTCGGAGAAACCCCAAATTCCTTAAGAAAATAA
- a CDS encoding NAD(P)H-binding protein, producing MKKAQEVYSILGSGWLGIPLAMKLINDGVTVKGSTRSEDKLTHLMELNILPFIVDIEKEISNSDFFNTDVLLIMITSKEMSAYENLISQIEKSAVKKVIFISSTSVYPRNNKTYTEEDETIDDALLVRVEELFRRNANFKTTIIRFAGLYGGKRQPGNWFAEKEIPQPDGFVNMIHRDDCIAIISKIIEKDVFGETFNACADHHPTRKEFYTEARKNLGKPEPKFKKEIDLKFKKISPKKLMNTLNYKFIHNNLLDLKE from the coding sequence ATGAAAAAAGCGCAAGAAGTTTATAGTATTTTAGGTAGTGGATGGTTAGGGATTCCTTTGGCGATGAAGTTAATAAATGATGGAGTAACTGTTAAAGGATCGACTAGATCTGAGGATAAATTAACTCATTTAATGGAACTAAATATTTTACCTTTTATAGTTGATATTGAAAAGGAAATATCCAATTCAGACTTTTTCAATACTGATGTGCTTTTAATTATGATAACATCAAAAGAAATGTCAGCTTATGAAAACTTGATATCTCAAATTGAAAAATCAGCTGTTAAAAAAGTGATTTTTATTAGTTCAACTTCAGTTTATCCTAGGAATAATAAAACGTATACTGAAGAAGATGAAACTATTGATGATGCTTTATTAGTTAGGGTAGAGGAGTTGTTTAGAAGGAATGCGAATTTCAAAACAACGATAATTAGATTTGCTGGATTATATGGAGGGAAAAGACAACCTGGGAATTGGTTTGCTGAGAAAGAAATTCCACAACCAGATGGTTTTGTAAATATGATTCATAGAGATGATTGTATTGCAATTATTTCTAAAATAATTGAGAAAGATGTATTTGGAGAAACGTTTAATGCTTGTGCAGATCATCATCCAACTCGTAAAGAATTTTATACGGAAGCTAGAAAGAATTTAGGTAAGCCTGAACCTAAGTTTAAGAAAGAAATAGATTTAAAGTTTAAAAAAATTAGTCCAAAAAAGCTGATGAATACTTTGAACTATAAATTCATTCATAATAATTTATTGGATTTGAAGGAGTAA
- a CDS encoding DUF2798 domain-containing protein, producing the protein MSSQNKNELKKKLVFALTMGVITTGIISFSLIVINLGFSNNFIQIWLKSWLLAYILVIPAILFIAPPIEKFVHNLFDN; encoded by the coding sequence ATGAGTTCACAAAACAAAAATGAACTTAAAAAGAAATTGGTATTTGCATTAACAATGGGTGTAATTACAACTGGAATTATTTCATTTTCACTAATCGTTATAAATTTAGGATTTAGTAATAATTTCATACAAATTTGGTTAAAGTCTTGGTTACTGGCATATATACTTGTAATTCCGGCTATACTTTTTATTGCTCCACCAATAGAAAAATTTGTTCATAATCTTTTCGATAATTGA
- a CDS encoding aldehyde dehydrogenase — MNTQQMNEDAFELKMQQLVKSQREYFNSNVTRSVEFRIEQLKKLKKIIVEHENEMHEAIYKDFSKSKFENQLIEYYPLLDEIEIAIKNVKKWAQHKSVKTNLLNFPAKSYLVPEPLGVSLVIGAWNLPYNLSLTPLIGSMVAGNTTILKPSELPTNTSSLMAKMINENFDSNYLHVVEGAIPETTALLKQRYDKIFFTGSPMVGKIVNKAAAEHLTNVTLELGGKNPSIFTKDCALKMSVKRMIWARFINSGQFCITADYALVHKDIKEEFLKLAVQEIEKNNFSLENNNFVQIINERNFDRVTKLIDQDKVYYGGTFDREKRIIHPTILNNVSLKDAVMQEEIFGPLLPVIEYETLDEAFEIIKSFEKPLAAYLFSDSNATKERFLNEIPFGSGAINDCVMQISNPNLPFGGVGHSGMGRYHGKYSFECFSHFKGVLDKPTAIETNLKYYGYSEKRMKIMKLLS; from the coding sequence ATGAATACCCAACAAATGAACGAGGATGCATTTGAATTAAAAATGCAACAGTTAGTAAAAAGTCAACGTGAATATTTTAACAGTAATGTTACGAGATCTGTAGAATTTAGAATTGAACAGCTAAAAAAACTAAAAAAAATTATTGTTGAGCACGAAAACGAAATGCATGAAGCTATATACAAAGACTTTAGTAAATCAAAATTTGAAAACCAATTAATCGAATATTATCCATTATTAGATGAAATTGAGATTGCCATAAAAAATGTTAAAAAGTGGGCACAACACAAGTCAGTAAAAACTAACTTATTAAATTTTCCTGCAAAGAGTTATTTAGTACCTGAACCATTAGGCGTTTCTCTTGTTATTGGTGCATGGAACTTACCTTATAATTTATCATTGACTCCATTAATTGGCTCCATGGTTGCGGGGAATACTACTATATTAAAACCAAGTGAATTACCAACCAATACGAGTTCATTAATGGCGAAAATGATTAATGAAAACTTCGATTCAAATTATTTACATGTAGTTGAAGGTGCTATTCCAGAAACAACAGCACTACTAAAACAACGATATGATAAAATTTTCTTTACAGGTAGTCCAATGGTTGGAAAAATAGTGAACAAAGCTGCTGCAGAACATTTAACTAATGTAACCTTAGAGTTAGGAGGAAAAAACCCATCTATATTTACAAAAGATTGTGCGCTTAAAATGAGTGTAAAACGAATGATTTGGGCAAGGTTTATAAATTCTGGACAGTTTTGTATCACAGCAGATTATGCTTTAGTTCATAAAGATATTAAGGAAGAGTTTTTAAAGTTAGCCGTTCAGGAAATAGAGAAAAATAACTTCTCTTTAGAGAATAATAATTTCGTACAAATTATTAACGAACGAAATTTTGACAGGGTCACTAAGCTTATAGATCAAGATAAAGTTTATTATGGTGGAACTTTCGATCGTGAGAAACGAATAATTCATCCGACAATTTTAAATAATGTATCCTTGAAAGATGCCGTTATGCAAGAAGAAATTTTTGGACCTCTTTTACCCGTCATAGAATATGAAACATTAGACGAAGCTTTTGAAATTATTAAATCCTTTGAAAAACCTTTAGCTGCTTACTTGTTTTCGGATAGTAATGCTACAAAAGAAAGATTTCTAAATGAAATTCCTTTTGGTAGCGGAGCTATTAACGATTGTGTAATGCAAATCTCCAATCCAAATTTACCTTTTGGTGGTGTTGGGCATAGTGGAATGGGGCGTTATCATGGAAAATATAGCTTTGAGTGTTTTTCACATTTTAAAGGTGTTTTAGACAAACCAACTGCAATCGAAACTAATTTAAAGTATTATGGTTACAGCGAAAAAAGAATGAAAATAATGAAGTTATTAAGTTAA
- a CDS encoding SDR family NAD(P)-dependent oxidoreductase, with amino-acid sequence MKKVALITGAAGGIGKEFSRLHASKGGSIVAVDINNQGLELLKEELERKYGINVYIIAKNLTDLKAPKEIYDELNQQQIQVDYLINNAGFGGIGNFHERPWDKDLAMIQVDIIALTGLMKFFLPDFIKRDKGSILNVSSTVSLIPGPGQAVYFASKAFVTSLTRSIYGELADTNVTITALLPGPTETGFGAHSGMKKTSIYNKTASPAEVAKDGYEAMLDGELEIISGVSGLQKLEFKLVPFIPKKKLIDRIKKGQQTK; translated from the coding sequence ATGAAAAAAGTAGCACTTATTACAGGAGCAGCTGGCGGAATTGGAAAAGAGTTTTCTCGTTTACATGCCTCTAAAGGAGGAAGTATAGTAGCTGTAGATATAAACAACCAAGGTTTGGAGTTACTCAAAGAAGAACTTGAACGAAAATACGGCATAAACGTCTACATAATTGCCAAAAACTTAACTGATCTTAAAGCACCAAAAGAAATTTACGATGAGCTAAATCAACAACAAATACAAGTTGATTACTTGATTAACAATGCAGGTTTTGGTGGTATCGGGAATTTTCATGAGCGCCCTTGGGACAAAGATTTAGCGATGATTCAAGTTGATATCATTGCCTTAACAGGATTGATGAAATTTTTTCTACCGGATTTCATTAAACGTGATAAAGGAAGCATCTTAAATGTTTCTTCAACTGTTAGTTTAATTCCGGGACCAGGACAAGCAGTATACTTCGCAAGTAAAGCATTTGTTACTTCTTTAACACGTTCGATTTATGGAGAATTAGCTGATACCAATGTCACGATTACCGCTTTATTACCTGGGCCAACTGAAACAGGGTTTGGCGCACATTCTGGTATGAAAAAAACGAGTATCTATAATAAAACTGCAAGTCCAGCAGAAGTTGCTAAAGATGGATACGAAGCAATGCTAGATGGTGAACTTGAAATTATTTCAGGTGTATCAGGTTTACAAAAGCTCGAATTTAAGTTAGTGCCATTTATACCTAAAAAGAAACTTATTGATAGAATTAAAAAAGGACAACAAACAAAATAA
- a CDS encoding Crp/Fnr family transcriptional regulator codes for MNWNIEFNLELTNRSVKKGELLLEAGQRCDYFYYILKGFLRLYYLDLEGNQVTHWFSSENSIVTSPFSFFRKEENILFIEALDDTEILLITSEQFSIINNKVKTADKELRKLFAEFAMTFSRRIMDIHTKTAEERYLKLLAEHPYLFQKAKLSHIASFLGVTQQSLSRIRKNI; via the coding sequence ATGAATTGGAACATAGAATTCAATCTTGAACTCACTAATCGAAGTGTAAAAAAAGGTGAACTACTGCTTGAAGCTGGTCAAAGATGTGACTATTTTTATTATATCCTAAAAGGATTCTTGAGGCTTTATTATTTGGATTTAGAAGGTAATCAAGTCACACATTGGTTTTCAAGCGAAAATTCAATTGTTACTTCTCCTTTCAGTTTTTTTAGAAAAGAAGAAAATATATTATTTATTGAAGCATTAGATGATACAGAAATACTTCTAATTACTTCGGAACAATTTAGTATCATCAATAACAAGGTAAAAACTGCTGACAAAGAACTTAGAAAGTTGTTCGCCGAATTTGCTATGACCTTTAGTAGGAGAATAATGGATATTCATACTAAAACAGCAGAGGAGCGCTATTTAAAATTATTGGCAGAACATCCATACCTTTTTCAAAAGGCTAAACTTTCACACATAGCTTCATTTTTGGGAGTTACTCAACAAAGTCTGAGTAGAATCAGGAAAAATATATAA